The following DNA comes from Pseudorasbora parva isolate DD20220531a chromosome 8, ASM2467924v1, whole genome shotgun sequence.
TGAAGAAGAAGAACGGAAAGAGAAGGCAACTATTAGTGTATGTTCTTTGAAAGCATCACACCGATAAACGACAATTTGAAAACTGTGAGGAAAATGTCTGGAGATGTTACCTCAGTAGCAAATACACATTGTTCAGGAATGATGTACACAGGGTGATACACTCCCTCTTTTGGATAGTTCAAAGGTGGAACTAGTAATGTTGATTCAGAGTTTTTCCTGAAATGAGAAATACATCAACGTTAGATTTGTTGCCATCAAATAAAAGCACAGAAACAATGACATGAACATGAACTTACATGTCTAGCTTGTTGTTTGTAGGTTTTTCGTCAATGCTAAGATTGTAGTCCACCATCTTCTGCTTGTAATTTGACTGAGTGTCCACGATGGAAGATCTGAGCGCCACGTCCTTATTGGACACCTTAAATGGACCGCCAGGAATGAGCAAGGCCTCCTTCTCTCGACCTAATGTCGAGGTCGGGGTCAAGGAGACACGGTTGTTGATGGAGTCCAGGTCGTTGCGCACGGTGGTCGAGGTGGCATTGCGGCCTTTTCGCATCTGTCTCAGGACCACAAAGGCGGCGCAGATCACGAGAGTGAGCGTGATGAGGCCCAAAGTAAATGAGATCACCAGGGCCGCTGGAAGAGGAGGGTTCGTCATGGGTACGTCTTTATATTGACATTGTGTCCCCATGAAGCCTATTGGGCAGTCGCAGATGGGCCCAGAGGAGTGGGTGTAGCAAGTCCCTCCGTTCTCACAGGGTATGGGGCTGCAGGCGTCAGAGCGGACCTTACAGTCTTTGCCTGAGAAACCAAGCGTGCATGAGCAGGTGTAGCCGTTGATGCCGTCCACGCAGGTGCCTGCGTTTTGGCAGGGGTTACTTGCACAGTCGTCTATGTTTATTTCGCAACGTGAGCCTTTGAAGCCGGGGCGGCATCGGCATGTCAGTCTGTTACCCAAATCCAGACACCGGCCACCTTTAAAGAAATGTTAAAGCATTAGCCTGTAAATAAGGGAAAGGTGAAATGGATAATAAGGGCGAGTGAGTAAACCAGGGTGATTATAACCACTGGGAAGGCagtggtgatttttttttagacccATAAAGGTCTATTGCTTTATGACAGCTCTATCTTACCATTCATATCAGTGCAAGAGCCTCACTGGCGTCTTTTCTATCATGCATGACTTGTGTGTCATGCACAGTGGATGCatctcaaaacaaaaaaaacctaagATGGAGGACGCTGGAATGCAGTGGTGGGCGAAGAACACAAATCAAGCACTTAAGCAAAGGTTTTAAGTACTTCCTTTCaaatttacttgagtaaaagtacttgAATTTGAATGCAAATGGTAAACATGTAATACTTAAACAGCTCACATTTTACAGTAATTAGTTCACAAATACCATGACCtaaatatgatttttatttacaataataaaTCCTAAAATTCGGCATTAGTAACTTACTTTTCACATCATCAGTGAATCATTCAGTGCGATATGCAAAACAATTTAACAGGTTAATTGAAAAGAAACAGCTTGTTAACAAATCAGACAGATCTATTATGTATGATTTTATCATAATACATGTACGATATTAGACTTTGGAATGTAgagaagtaaaagtaaaagttttccagaataaaaatactccagtaaagtacagatacttaacaaatgtacttaaagggttagttcacccaaaaatgaaaattctgtcattaattcctcaccctcatgtcgttcaacacctgtaagacctccgttcatcttcaaaacacaaatgagaaaggccttcattgacatcatttcctctctcaagacccattaaggcactaaagacggcgttacaaagcccacctcactacagcggctctacaatcattttatgaagcgacgagaatagtttttgtgcgcaaagaaacaacaacaaataatgACTTATAGTGAGACTTTGTGAAACTTCGATCCgttgtgaatcagtgtatcgaatgtatcttttatgggtcttgagagaggaaatgacatcggtgtcaatgaaggtctttctgagccatcggatttcaacaaaaatatcttcatttgagttctgaagatgaaccgagatcttacgggtgtcgaatgaaATGAGgacgagtaattaatgacagaattttcatttttgggtgaactaaccctttaagaatacTTTGTTACTGTCCATCACTGCTGGAATGTTTCACAATTAGGACTAAAGATAAGCTGAAATTATGCTAACCATTGGCACATGGGTCACTGCTGCACCGGTCGATTTTCTTCTCACAGTTAGAGCCCTTGTAACCTGTAGGGCAGTAGCAGGAGTAGCCGCCGTTTCCAATTTCCCTGCAGGTTCCTCCATTGAAGCAGGGTCCATCGGCACAGGTCATAGCGCTGATCTCGCAGTTCTTCCCGTAGAAGCCCTGAGGGCATGTGCAGGTGTAATCGTTCACCAGGTCCTGAGAAGAAAAAGCAAAAGCCATTACCTCTGAGCTATTCCAGAGACAAGAAAGGGCAAAGCTCAAGCGTACTGTTGCAACACGCCGCTTACGTTGCAACTGCCACCGTTCTTGCACGGGTTGCTGTCGCATTCGTTGGTCTCAATATGGCAGCTTTTGCCACTGAAGCCTGGCTTGCAGATGCAGGTGTAGCTGCCCTGACCGGTGTTGGTACAGGTGGCGTCGTTCATGCAGGGCTTGTGATTCGTGCAGAAGTTCAGATCCTCGTTGCAGAACAGGCCGCCCCAGCCTTCCTTGCAAGTGCACTGAAAGGGCTGGTTGCAGGTGCCGTGCAGGCACCCCGGGTATCGCTTGCACTCGTCGCAGAGGGGGCCGTCCCACCCGAGGCGGCACTTGCACTCACCGGGGGCATCACAATAACCGTGCTCCTCGCTACAGCCAGACGAGCAGATGGCTGTTTAAAAGGGAGAGGGAGAAAAAAGGGGGACATTAGAATGACTGGCATCATAAAACAGCCCCCCTTCTAGAGGCTCAGGCACATCAAGTATTTGTTAAGTACTAAACTAAGCAGCTGGGGGACACACAAAAGAAACACATGCCGCCTTTTTCACGGAAGGCAGAGCAAATTAGGTTTCAGCGCGTGTCCTTATTAAATCATGCTCGTTGCTTCTATTGTTACAGTGAACAAAAGCAAACTTAGAAGTTTTGTGTGGCTGTAGAAGCCGTTGAACTTGCCCGCGTTATTCTCGCTGGGTGCGcgcataataatttaaaaaacactTACGCTCTGCGCAATAATCCCCTTTCCAGCCAGGCAGGCAAATTCTGCTTCCAGCGGCGTCACAGTTGAAGTGGCCGAACGCGTCGTTCCGTGGGCGGCAGAAATCCGAGCATTCCTCGCCGTGGTAGAACTCATCGCAGACGACGCGATAAGAAAAGCGCAGTTGGCTTTGCTCTCCGAGATGCACGTCCTGGGACCAGTCCTCGCCGATAGCGAGTCTTCTTTTAGTGGCCAAACGGCTGATCATGTTGTTGATATTCTCTGAAACGAACCACATAAGATATGTGTTAAATATGGGAATATGCGTAACAAATAAAGTTGTGTATACTACTAAAAACAGGTGAGCGCATAGGCTACCTGTTGACTGGTCAGATGACTCTGCGTTCCAGGCTTCGATTATCAGCGAGACAATTCCCTATAATAGCAGAGCTCAGTTAAACATTTAttacacacgcatacacacacacacacacacacacacacacacacacacacacacacacacacacacacacacacacacacacaacacacacacacacacacacacacacacacacacacacacacacacaagaagcGATAATAAATCGCATAAGACTTGGTTTGAGCTACTCACCGGCCACTTGAAATTAAAAGGCACGCGGATATGCGCGCTGCTGGAGATGGAGTCCGCGCTGAGGATGTCTGTCATTCCCGTGCCGTAGGTGCACGGCGGCTCAGGTAGGATGATATCCTGTGAGTGCTTCAGGCAAACGCGAAAAAACATCTGACAGTCGCTGGACTgtttgcacacactgcttgTGCTCGAGAAAGAATGCACTTTCAACTCAAACACACCGGATGATTCCGCCTATGTGGAAGTAAAAACATGACTAACCTTAGCACTCTGCGGTCAAAATCAGCGGCTTACGTTGAGATAGGCAAATAGGTATACTACAATACTCACCAGACGAGCtgatatcaaaaataaaacacatgttaATAAAAAACAAGCCATTCTGAATCTTCTTGTCTGCTACTAAACGAGAGCAGACCGCAAGAGTAGTCCGATATGAATGTTTGTTGTGGTATCCACGATTTAAGGAATTAAAAAAGTTGGAAAAAAATATCGGAATGCAAAGCTAAATTACTTAACCATATGAAAAAATTCAATGCCGTCTGTTGTGGAGCTTACAGAGGAAAGAGAAACAGACTTCTTGCTCCAGGAGACTTTGGACCCTTCAGTTACCTTTCGTGGAGTGTGCCTGCGCGTGTGGTTTAAATAACAAGCCAAGAGAAGGCGTGGCTTAGGCGGCGCGAGGGAAAAAGTCAAAGTGCTTTGGATTTATTTGATAAACATCTTGAACATTATGTGGCTTTACGTTCATTTCATAGTAATCAACATAAACTGTGCATAACATGCGTCTAGAAAGTAGACAAATTACATATTAACACTGGTTTATAAATGATTTCAAAAGAATTGCTCCACACCGTGTTCCATAAAATGCATAGGAATAAATTCTAAAccttatctgtgtgtgtgtgtgtgtgtgtgtgtatatatatatatatatatatatatatatatatatatatatatatatatatatatatatatatatatatatatatatatatatatatacacacacacatatacacacaggaTATATATCCTGTAAACATTTGTCTGGTGTGATATTAAACCTGTTCATTTTGCCAAAGTTTTAAGGATGCGAGGGGAAAACATCTTATTGAAACTAACTACGGACATTTACATATTTTTCGATGTCGCGTGCCACACAATTCTCTAAAAGTTTGTTTTCGCCTTCGGAATTAATGCTCGTCACCGATCGTGGGAGGGGTGGGGTGTAGGTGGAGGGGATCTGCACATCCCATTTTATTCAGCCCTAAAATCTGTAATTGTTCTGACGCGTGTGAGTCGTTAAACCGGCAAGCGCTTTATTGTGCCCTGGAAAGATCCGGAGGGCTCTTTTGTTATCATGGGTTTGGATTGTCGGTCTTTGGTAAAGAGGGTGAAATGGTGGGGGCTGCGCGGAGCATTTAAGATTGCAGATAATTGCTTTTTGCAGTAAgagtgtgtgtacgtgtgcTAGGAGGGGGCACTCTACAGCTGTATGATAATCCCTGCACCTGCGCACTGTGTTTGCGCTTCGCTTTCTGATGTAGAAACACACACGCGTCTTTTTTACTAATGcctttattttaatgcattttattattattattattattattaataaccaaatataactgGCATGCATTTCAAAGTTTACTCGTATGCGCAACAATGTGCGTGTTGCTGAAATGTTATTCCCGCGAGCAGAAACAAAATtaatatacactctaaaaaaaaaagctgggttaaaaacaacccaagttgggttgaaaatggacaaacccagaaaatgAATTGTTTGAATGgatccattcactgggttcaaacaacccaatttctgtgtttgtccattttccacccaacttgggttgtttttaacccagcattttttagagtgtatctgCAGGTAAACATCCTATTTGTGACTTCATTAACTCCAGAATATTAAAGGAAGGCCCCGTCGCTACTGTTTTGGGGCTTGTTGCGGGTAAACAGAGGAGACACGCGAACAATGCGCAGCGTTCCAAACTGTTGCTCGTGCTTTAGTGCTCCTCTATTGTGATTCTAATGAGAGCAGCGCGTGCCTCCGCTGGCCCATCTTTACCCCAGGCACGCTTTGCCTACTGGACGGCACCATGATTAGGGGGTTAAGAAGGACCTCTATTGTTAATTTATTGTCGGACAATTATTAAGACAGTCTGGTTTCTTGGCTTCTGATGAGCACAATGATGAATACGTAAACAGGACTTATTATCGGTGTAAACAAGAAGAGCAAATAGAATTGTttttacatacatacaaacaaacaAGGTGCATAATATAATATCTGAATATAACAGCATGCGTTCAGCCGTCGGTTGAGCACAGtcaggaaaaaagaaaaaaagcactataaaacaaattattaaatacatttggaGGGCTTTCTGGTTTTTAACTAATTTTAAAGTTTTGTACAAGAGCTTAACCGCATTCATCACTGCTTTTagatttaaaagaaataaataaagtcAAACCCTTTGAGAGGCAAATGCCATTGGTTGAACAGCATCATACAGCGGTTGTGTGGTTTAATGCAACCATATAATGgatcattttaaacaatattactAATATTTGATTTGTTATAGTTGAACTAATACAGCATTTCAAACAATAAGCATAAACAAACGAACATAAAATGTTGCATGAACATATGAAAACCGAATTAAAATGGTAACATCTTAATGTTCTTcctttactttatttttttgttttgtttgtttgtttaaagtatttttacagtgtaaagtaGTAACTTGTGCGTAACAGAGAACACATAACTTTTGTTTTTTGACCTGGCCGTGTTACGATGCGCGCGCAAGCTCGTATTGATGCGCGCTCTGGGGTAGCATGTTCGGCAAAATAGGTGTCGTGTGCCCATTATGTTCATTCGACAAAGAGAGTGACGAGGGGAAAGCGGGGAAAAGTCACAAAATCAATAGCCATCTGGCTCAATCGAAGACGCGCATGCTGCCTCTCTGATGTTTCCTGATAGGTGAACGATAGATCAAACATAGGCCAGCCCCCTTTCCCCCGGGAACATTAATACGTGTAATAAAGTCACCACTGTAATGGTTTCATCGCCTGCTTTTGCGGCTTACAAAATTAAGCGCTAGAAGTTTTGCTTTGCGCGCCCGCGTTTAACACTTTCCCGTCCACGTGTCTAACATCCAAACGGTGCCGGAGTCGTCGCGTCGGCTGGGATAAAGCGTGTCTGTGGGTGCTAGTGAGTCCTGGGGGGAGGATGAGGGGGATTGGCACATGGGGGTGAAATGACACATGGCGACAGTTATGGTGAGGTGTTAGCCAGTGGCAGAAGGCGCGACCATAAATGTGAATTGGTGCCCCTCTTCAAGGTGTGAAGTGCGACACGCGGTTCCCGACGCAGTCCGGTTCCCATGGCTCCCAGCACGTGCATGATGCTCTGAGGTGTCACTTTATTCGCATGTCATTTGTTCACACTTTTGGAGAAAGTCTGTTCTGGAACTGGCGACTTCATTTCATAGGTCAGGTGTGCCACATTTGTACAAACTTTTCGAGAACCGAGATCTATCCGGAAAATGTTCCATTAAAAATACCAAAGGCCCGTTACCCGTTCACACCAAAAACATTAAAGATAACGATATTAGTGTAGGCtacacaccagcggatgatatcGTTCGGATTATTGTAAGCGTGTTGTTGCTTTAAATGCTCGTTACAgcatgattctgattggctgtacaTGTTTTTATCGTTCAGCAACTTTTTTATAGAAATATCGTCCTTGATGTGAACAGGCCTTAAGGGGATAGGCTTTTTCACATTTCTTTTGATGTGAAAGAGCCTTAACtatatagttcacccaaaaataaaaattcgtTCATAATTTTCTCAGTCATtccaaacttttaaaaataaatgtttttgttttgctgaacacaaaatatataggctaatgaaGACTGTTTGTAACCAAACAGCTGATGGACCCCATTTACTATCATGCTATTTTTCCATAGTCTAACaaatggggtccatcaactggtcacacatattcttcaaaatatcttcctttgtgttgcAGAAGAAAtgaactcatacaggtttggaacaacttgagataGATGACTTAGgcctaattttcatttttgggtgaaatccCTTTAACTTGTCAGtcgttttttttaagtaaaataaaaatatacagcTTGATGTATATAATAAGACTTTTGAAGTCTAATAGCTATTGCGAGTCGTTATTTTAAGTGAGTGAGCGTCTCCCGAGTGAATGACTTTAAGACTCGTTTCTTTTAAGTGAATCAGAAGAATGACTCGCAAGACTCGAGTCCGTTCTTCGTAGTGAATCAAAACACATTTGGAGCGGTTGCTCCAAAAAGTATTCCTTTCGTTATCTTcgacaaattattaatttaaaactcGCCAGACTTTGCAGTTGACTTTTATCCATATGACAacttgtatttaaatattttcctTATGAGTTTGTTTGTAATCAGTGTTTTATAGGCCTAAATGTCACCACATGTTTTACTCGCTAGTTAGGATCAATCAGATTGCAGTAAATGGTTAGAATTAGCAGAGGCcagacaaaagttttttttctcttcagtGTTTAGCATAAGGACGCACAATTGGCACGTGCCCGTCTGTGAAACGCAAAGGTGTGACATTGACAAAAGTTTAACACCTCGCATTCTGTGCCTCTCAATTGTGCGTTCTGAGCTTCTGAAGCGTGCTGCTGGGGCATCGGTCGGTCAGAGTGGTTATCCACAGGGTGTGGGCGTTCATTTAAGATCGCACTAAGATCGAGTTAGAGTGTTGAAGTTAATGGTGGAAGGAACAGATTTAATGCTAGATTCCTAATTCACACAAGAAAAAGGAACGACTTTTATTTACATAGTTGCTATTAGAGGCATTTCAAATATGTGCAACAAAGTCAATGACATACCAATTAGTTGCATTCAACCATTAAGTCTGATGATATTAGGgtaatatatatatgcaaagaCACTTGCAAAGGTCAGATTTTAAAAATAGCAAGCAATTACAAAATTAATTCTAACGTTTCCTGAAATAATTACTGTAGCTAACTGAATAAAATCACTAATTTAAACAATTCACGTTAATTTctctataattattattttttatttattaacagGGACAGGAATAAAACAgggcactttaaaaaaaaaaaaacagtttaaaaaagTGTCAACTTTTTTTCATGCATACGTTTTATttgtttgcatttaaaaaaggTTAGTTGATCTTCTGCTGAAATaccaaattaaaaacattaaacatttgttTACAACATTATGGatttcataaatatatatattttttattaattattactttttattaaatttaaagTGCACTATTTttgccagtttttttttttttttaggtaaaaaatatataaatgtctttatttttgCTTGATCTCAGGATTTAAGTTCACATCTTGAGTGTTGAACTTAATATACAGTTTataaggtgatttaagcaattttgagcgtgacatggttgttggtgccagacgggcaggtctgagtatttcacaatctgctcagttactgggatttacacacacaaccatttctagggtttacaaagaatggtgtgaaaagcgTAACACATCCAGtgtgtggcagtcctgtgggcaaaaatgtattgttgatgctagagatcagaggagaatgggccgactgattcaagctgatagaagagcaactttgactgaaataaccaatCGTTGAAACCGAAGTATGcagcaaaacatttgtgaagccacaacacacacaacctttaGGCGGATGGGCGGATGggacagcagaagaccccaccgggtaccactcatctccactacaaataggaaagagaggctacaatttgcacaagctcaccaaaattggacagttgaagactggaaaaatgttgctgGTCTGaagagtctcgatttctgttgagacattcagatggtagagtcagaatttggcgtaaacagaatgagaacatggatccatcatgccttgttaccactgtggaggctgctggtggtggtgtaatggtgtgggcatcgtttaaatgccacggcctacttgagcattgtttctgaatatgtccatccctttatgaccaccatgtacccatcctctgatggctacttccagcaggataatgcaccatgtcacaaagctcaaatcatttcaaatcaaatgggagctttgtgccctggatgtgcatcccacaaatctccatcaactgcaagatgctgtcctatcaatatggaccaacatttctaaagaatgctttcagcagcttgttgactcaatgccacgtagaattaaggcagttctgaaggcaaagggggtcaaacacagtataagtatggtgttcttaataatcctttaggtgaaaAAATTATGATTATATGACAAACTTGTACTGTAGTTTATCAAAGTTAAATGT
Coding sequences within:
- the dlc gene encoding delta-like protein C, with translation MACFLLTCVLFLISARLAESSGVFELKVHSFSSTSSVCKQSSDCQMFFRVCLKHSQDIILPEPPCTYGTGMTDILSADSISSSAHIRVPFNFKWPGIVSLIIEAWNAESSDQSTENINNMISRLATKRRLAIGEDWSQDVHLGEQSQLRFSYRVVCDEFYHGEECSDFCRPRNDAFGHFNCDAAGSRICLPGWKGDYCAEPICSSGCSEEHGYCDAPGECKCRLGWDGPLCDECKRYPGCLHGTCNQPFQCTCKEGWGGLFCNEDLNFCTNHKPCMNDATCTNTGQGSYTCICKPGFSGKSCHIETNECDSNPCKNGGSCNDLVNDYTCTCPQGFYGKNCEISAMTCADGPCFNGGTCREIGNGGYSCYCPTGYKGSNCEKKIDRCSSDPCANGGRCLDLGNRLTCRCRPGFKGSRCEINIDDCASNPCQNAGTCVDGINGYTCSCTLGFSGKDCKVRSDACSPIPCENGGTCYTHSSGPICDCPIGFMGTQCQYKDVPMTNPPLPAALVISFTLGLITLTLVICAAFVVLRQMRKGRNATSTTVRNDLDSINNRVSLTPTSTLGREKEALLIPGGPFKVSNKDVALRSSIVDTQSNYKQKMVDYNLSIDEKPTNNKLDMKNSESTLLVPPLNYPKEGVYHPVYIIPEQCVFATEV